In one window of Macadamia integrifolia cultivar HAES 741 chromosome 2, SCU_Mint_v3, whole genome shotgun sequence DNA:
- the LOC122094099 gene encoding rust resistance kinase Lr10-like: MKVEMKELMMIRFLFFFLWFLHLLQQSAGQVDDCKPSQCSRNGPSIEFPFRIKDQQPEYCGYPGFELTCNNGDTILQLPSVGELSVYDISYSKQGINVQKHCFAEFILGFNASNSSSSTTAYPFHYFCKTENYAFFSCPTDVTFETGSIYKVPCLSNGIDTVVSIKSSSGLALVQGSCNFMKTVAVPNVLLDYYNYGCIDPGDYFPYYLIDNVPVLSLKWEVPGCNCSKVGEKCRFKNKTTQEVGCFFVNGGQLEKSVAIGVSIALLVLMAATIVSVKVYKSQKLANEKAREDQLKVEKFLEDYKSLKPTRYSHSEIKKMTKQFKCKLGQGGYGSVFKGELSNGILVAVKVLKEAASDGDDFINEVGTIGRIHHVNVVRLLGYCADGYKRALIYEFMPNESLAKFIFSGDTNNPLRHWEKLRDIAIGIARGIEYLHQGCDQRILHFDIKPHNILLDKNFNPKISDFGLAILCAKGQSNVSMTAARGTMGYIAPEFFSWNFSNVSNKSDVYSFGMLLLEMVGGRKNIDTSVEHPSQAYFPEWIYNRLHQGEELGLRIVAEEDVEIARRLAIVATWCIQWYPSGRPSMKTVLRMLEGEIGNLEMPPNPFVSTAPEEAEATVLEGSQGPNLAVIIE; this comes from the exons atgaaagtagAGATGAAAGAATTGATGATGATCCggttccttttcttcttcctttggttTCTTCATCTTCTGCAACAATCTGCAGGGCAAGTGGATGACTGCAAGCCTTCACAGTGTTCTAGGAATGGACCTAGTATCGAATTCCCATTTCGAATAAAGGACCAACAGCCTGAGTACTGTGGATACCCAGGATTTGAACTGACTTGCAACAATGGAGACACCATCTTACAACTTCCTTCTGTTGGAGAGTTGTCTGTTTATGACATCTCATATTCAAAACAGGGCATAAATGTTCAGAAACATTGCTTTGCAGAATTCATCCTTGGGTTTAATGCTAGTAATAGTTCATCATCCACAACAGCTTATCCATTCCATTACTTCTGTAAAACGGAGAATTACGCATTCTTTAGCTGTCCGACTGATGTTACCTTCGAAACCGGCAGCATCTACAAAGTGCCCTGTTTAAGCAATGGGATAGATACAGTTGTCTCCATAAAATCGTCTTCCGGGCTGGCATTGGTTCAGGGGTCTTGCAACTTCATGAAAACTGTTGCAGTTCCAAATGTTCTACTTGACTACTATAACTATGGATGCATTGATCCTGGAGACTATTTTCCCTACTACCTCATAGACAATGTCCCTGTTTTGAGTCTGAAGTGGGAAGTGCCGGGATGTAATTGCAGCAAGGTAGGAgagaagtgcagattcaagaacAAAACCACTCAGGAGGTGGGGTGTTTCTTTGTGAATGGAG GTCAATTGGAAAAATCTGTTGCCATAG GAGTAAGCATAGCCTTGTTGGTTCTCATGGCAGCGACAATTGTCTCTGTTAAGGTCTACAAGTCACAGAAATTGGCTAACGAGAAAGCAAGAGAAGATCAACTCAAGGTTGAGAAATTCCTGGAGGATTACAAGTCTCTCAAGCCCACCAGATACTCTCATTCCGAGATTAAGAAGATGACTAAACAATTTAAATGCAAATTAGGACAAGGAGGCTATGGCAGTGTGTTCAAAGGGGAACTCTCAAATGGAATTCTTGTTGCTGTAAAGGTCCTCAAAGAAGCAGCTAGTGATGGAGATGATTTTATCAATGAAGTGGGCACCATCGGTAGGATTCACCATGTCAATGTGGTGCGTCTTCTTGGGTATTGCGCAGATGGATACAAAAGAGCATTGATCTATGAATTCATGCCCAATGAATCACTAGCAAAATTCATATTCTCAGGAGATACTAACAACCCTCTGCGACACTGGGAGAAGCTTCGAGACATTGCAATTGGTATAGCGAGAGGGATTGAATACCTTCATCAAGGTTGTGACCAGCGTATCCTCCATTTTGATATCAAGCCTCACAATATTCTACTGGACAAAAATTTTAATCccaaaatttctgattttgggTTGGCAATCTTATGTGCCAAAGGTCAAAGTAATGTATCGATGACAGCTGCTAGGGGAACAATGGGCTATATTGCACCAGAATTCTTCTCTTGGAACTTTAGCAATGTTTCCAATAAATCAGATGTCTACAGTTTTGGGATGTTGTTGCTTGAAATGGTAGGAGGAAGGAAGAATATAGATACTTCAGTGGAACACCCCAGCCAAGCATACTTCCCCGAATGGATTTACAATCGCCTACATCAAGGGGAAGAGCTGGGTTTGAGGATAGTTGCAGAAGAAGATGTTGAAATTGCAAGGAGATTGGCCATTGTTGCGACTTGGTGCATACAGTGGTACCCATCAGGTCGTCCTTCAATGAAAACGGTGCTTCGGATGTTAGAAGGAGAAATTGGTAACTTGGAAATGCCACCCAACCCCTTTGTGTCAACAGCTCCAGAAGAGGCTGAGGCAACAGTCTTGGAGGGATCACAAGGCCCAAATTTAGCAGTAATCATTGAATAG
- the LOC122094111 gene encoding rust resistance kinase Lr10-like, whose protein sequence is MWYQNYTRKYFVDEILYDEKLIRIVDPGLHRGICSSLPHFPSLYEEITGYELRSSDANGIAFVGCSSQVKNDTDYISTSPCINGSSSLPFSYVLVGMPVSALHQHCNVVHSFPMPAKRILNHTYPEIHQAFLSGCYLGWYDPSEFAILRCRNPFQCFLYLLEYVLYNILGETYRVTIFFNVMKIAACVMIGRTSIGILCLFAFFIYKLHRKHLSMDGRIEEFLTNYRNRTPMRYSYWEIQKMTRRFKEKLGQGGFASVYKGVLPNGHSVAVKILNKTKGKGQDFINEVGTIGSIHHINIVQLIGFCAAGSKRALLYEFMPNGSLDKYIFAQDSKSINLSWDKLYEIAIGIARGIEYLHRGCDMQILHFDIKPHNILLDENFNPKVSDFGLAKLYPTDDSIVSVTAVRGTVGYMAPELFYRKFGGVSYKSDVYSFGMLLMEIAGRRKNVNPLVNNSSQIYFPTWIYDRLDEGEDLDLGTETEDEKGMVKKLVIVALWCIQMRPNDRPSMSKVIEMLEGSVELLQMPPKPCLTSPPRDLDEAHESISDSTTHSEIVPESTSSFTDSIISIVNV, encoded by the exons ATGTGGTATCAAAACTACACAAGAAAATACTTTGTGGATGAAATCTTGTACGATGAGAAGCTTATCCGAATTGTTGATCCTGGTTTACATAGAGGGATTTGCTCTTCTCTGCCTCACTTTCCTTCCTTGTACGAAGAAATTACCGGGTACGAGTTGAGATCATCAGATGCGAATGGCATCGCATTCGTGGGTTGTTCTTCACAAGTCAAAAATGACACAGATTACATATCTACCTCTCCTTGCATCAATGGAAGTTCCTCACTTCCATTTTCATATGTTCTTGTTGGCATGCCAGTCTCTGCCCTCCACCAGCACTGCAATGTTGTACATAGTTTTCCTATGCCAGCAAAGAGAATTCTGAACCACACATACCCAGAAATTCACCAGGCTTTCCTGTCCGGTTGTTACCTTGGTTGGTATGATCCTTCTGAATTCGCGATACTACGTTGTCGCAACCCATTTCAAT GTTTCTTATATCTCCTTGAATATGTTTTATATAACATACTTGGTGAGACGTACAGagttacaatttttttcaatGTGATGAAGATAGCAG CGTGCGTCATGATAGGAAGGACATCGATTGGGATATTGTGCTTGTTTGCATTTTTTATCTATAAATTACACAGGAAACATCTATCAATGGATGGGAGAATTGAAGAGTTCTTAACAAACTATAGGAATCGCACACCAATGAGGTATTCATATTGGGAAATTCAGAAGATGACCAGGCGTTTCAAAGAAAAATTAGGACAAGGAGGCTTTGCCTCTGTATACAAAGGGGTGCTTCCAAATGGCCATTCAGTTGCAGTAAAGATATTGAACAAGACTAAAGGGAAAGGGCAAGACTTCATCAATGAAGTTGGAACTATTGGAAGCATTCATCACATTAATATTGTGCAATTAATTGGATTCTGTGCAGCAGGATCAAAGAGGGCTCTTCTATATGAATTCATGCCTAATGGATCTCTGGATAAATATATATTTGCTCAAGATTCTAAAAGCATCAATCTAAGTTGGGACAAGTTGTATGAGATTGCCATAGGAATTGCTCGTGGGATTGAATATCTACATCGAGGTTGTGATATGCAGATTTTACATTTTGATATCAAGCCCCACAACATTCTTCTTGATGAGAACTTTAATCCAAAAGTTTCAGACTTTGGGCTTGCAAAATTATATCCAACCGATGATAGCATTGTATCTGTGACTGCTGTACGAGGAACAGTAGGGTACATGGCTCCTGAACTATTTTACAGAAAATTTGGAGGAGTTTCATATAAATCTGATGTTTATAGTTTTGGAATGTTATTGATGGAAATTGctggaagaaggaaaaatgttAATCCGCTTGTCAATAATTCAAGCCAAATCTACTTCCCAACATGGATATATGATCGGTTGGATGAAGGTGAAGACTTGGATTTGGGGACTGAAACAGAGGACGAAAAGGGTATGGTGAAGAAATTGGTTATAGTTGCACTATGGTGTATACAAATGAGGCCTAATGATCGTCCTTCAATGAGCAAAGTTATAGAAATGCTAGAGGGCAGTGTAGAACTTCTGCAAATGCCACCCAAGCCCTGCTTAACATCTCCACCTCGGGATCTCGATGAAGCTCATGAATCTATCTCAGATTCCACTACACATTCAGAAATTGTTCCTGAATCAACATCCTCCTTCACGGACTCCATTATCTCAATTGTGAATGTATAA